A window of Cellulomonas fimi contains these coding sequences:
- a CDS encoding Gfo/Idh/MocA family protein, whose amino-acid sequence MGNGGPVTFGVVGSGWRAEFFLRAARLMPDRFRCVGVVTRTAERGAEVERAWQVPTVRTIPELVADRPDFVVVSVPWPVTPEATRELVGLGVPVLAETPPAPDADGLRALWADVGASGLVQVAEHSPSMPQHQARIALVDEGLVGTPTSVQISSTHLYHAVGLVRRLLGTGRGEVDVHAVSTTAPLLDPRSRDGWTGETEPRDRWSILATLDFGGGRTALYDFTENQWHNPLRTNRIVVRGSHGELVDDRLTRWVDERTVVTSSLVRRMSGVEQDLDGFDLEHVSLDGRVLYRNPFDGARLADDDVAAATLLAATGAWVRGDGPPPYPLADGCQDHLLGLAIEESARTGRTVRTAREAWADA is encoded by the coding sequence ATGGGCAACGGTGGACCGGTCACGTTCGGGGTCGTCGGGAGCGGGTGGCGCGCGGAGTTCTTCCTCCGTGCGGCGCGCCTCATGCCCGACCGGTTCCGGTGCGTCGGGGTCGTGACGCGGACCGCCGAGCGCGGCGCCGAGGTCGAGCGGGCGTGGCAGGTGCCGACGGTCCGCACGATCCCCGAGCTCGTCGCCGACCGGCCCGACTTCGTCGTCGTCTCCGTGCCGTGGCCCGTCACGCCCGAGGCGACGCGTGAGCTCGTCGGGCTGGGCGTCCCCGTGCTCGCCGAGACGCCGCCCGCGCCCGACGCCGACGGCCTGCGCGCGCTCTGGGCCGACGTGGGCGCGTCCGGGCTGGTGCAGGTCGCCGAGCACAGCCCGTCGATGCCGCAGCACCAGGCACGGATCGCGCTCGTCGACGAGGGGCTGGTCGGCACGCCGACGAGCGTGCAGATCTCGTCGACGCACCTGTACCACGCGGTCGGCCTGGTCCGGCGGCTCCTCGGGACGGGACGCGGCGAGGTCGACGTGCACGCCGTCTCGACGACGGCACCGCTGCTCGACCCGAGGAGCCGCGACGGCTGGACCGGCGAGACCGAGCCCCGCGACCGCTGGTCGATCCTCGCGACGCTCGACTTCGGGGGCGGGCGCACCGCGCTGTACGACTTCACCGAGAACCAGTGGCACAACCCGCTGCGCACCAACCGGATCGTCGTCCGCGGGTCGCACGGCGAGCTCGTCGACGACCGCCTGACGCGGTGGGTCGACGAGCGGACCGTCGTGACGTCGTCGCTGGTCCGCCGCATGTCGGGCGTCGAGCAGGACCTCGACGGCTTCGACCTCGAGCACGTGAGCCTCGACGGGCGCGTCCTGTACCGCAACCCGTTCGACGGCGCCCGGCTGGCCGACGACGACGTCGCCGCCGCGACCCTGCTCGCCGCCACCGGCGCGTGGGTGCGCGGCGACGGCCCGCCGCCGTACCCGCTCGCCGACGGCTGCCAGGACCATCTGCTCGGCCTCGCGATCGAGGAGTCGGCGCGCACCGGCCGGACCGTCCGGACAGCGCGGGAGGCGTGGGCGGACGCGTGA
- a CDS encoding Pr6Pr family membrane protein, producing the protein MSLSVVNVPVALVRFAIATLALIGTHEIWLDGDLDGLVYFTNQAGLMLAVVMIWAGFASLLGRPQPPAWLKGGVTLFLAITGLISYFVLAPEAADAPAVAFGLTSGTIEHEITPVAAFLDFVLLDAHRRLRLRHAAYWLGYLLAYCVFATVRGLVWDLGYPYGFIDLGELGWGGLALNVAIYGVGFYVLGLALVGIDRLLPARALVGRPAPDRPRTPVETGEPAPVEA; encoded by the coding sequence ATGTCCCTCTCCGTCGTCAACGTCCCGGTCGCCCTCGTACGGTTCGCGATCGCCACGCTGGCCCTCATCGGGACGCACGAGATCTGGCTCGACGGCGACCTCGACGGCCTCGTCTACTTCACCAACCAGGCCGGGCTGATGCTCGCGGTCGTGATGATCTGGGCCGGCTTCGCGTCGCTGCTGGGCCGGCCGCAGCCGCCCGCGTGGCTCAAGGGCGGCGTCACGCTGTTCCTCGCGATCACCGGCCTCATCTCGTACTTCGTGCTGGCGCCCGAGGCCGCCGACGCCCCCGCGGTCGCGTTCGGCCTGACGTCGGGGACCATCGAGCACGAGATCACGCCGGTCGCGGCGTTCCTCGACTTCGTGCTCCTCGACGCGCACCGCCGGCTGCGGCTGCGGCACGCGGCGTACTGGCTCGGCTACCTGCTCGCGTACTGCGTGTTCGCGACGGTCCGCGGGCTCGTGTGGGACCTGGGCTACCCGTACGGGTTCATCGACCTCGGCGAGCTCGGCTGGGGCGGGCTCGCGCTCAACGTCGCGATCTACGGCGTCGGCTTCTACGTGCTCGGCCTCGCACTCGTCGGGATCGACCGCCTGCTGCCGGCCCGCGCGCTCGTCGGCCGCCCGGCCCCCGACCGGCCGCGGACGCCCGTCGAGACGGGCGAACCCGCGCCGGTCGAGGCCTGA
- a CDS encoding thioredoxin domain-containing protein, whose protein sequence is MTNRLAASTSPYLRQHADNPVDWWEWGDDAFAEARRRDVPLLVSVGYAACHWCHVMAHESFEDDATAAFMNAHFVNVKVDREERPDVDAVYMAATQALTGQGGWPMTVFTTPHGVPFFCGTYFPPRPVHGVPSFPEVLAGIAAAWQTRRDEVDATATTIRDAFAASRSGPAPSDDAAAPRIDGDPRATVDHGAPLVASPAAVVDDTLLDRALGRLLVSQDRVHGGFGGAPKFPPSTVLEWLLRRHARTGDPRTLDAAEHTLEAMARGGIHDQLGGGFARYAVDTTWTVPHFEKMLYDNALLLRASAHWWRSTGSPLAHRVVTGTADWLLRDLRTAEGGFASSLDADTEGAEGATYVWTPGELRDVLGADDGAWAAAMLGVTADGTFEHGTSVPTLHADPDDEARAASVRARLLAHRAGRAQPARDDKVVSAWNGLVIAALAEAGALLDRPDWVDAAVGAATLLTDLHVRTDGDPRAVVPLRLVRASRDGVAGAAAGVLEDYADVADGLLALAAVTGDARWVRSAGGLLQTVLDRFPDGEGGFFDTADDETDPVLARLRRPHDPADGPTPSGQAAAAGALLTYAALTGSSRHREAAERALAEPLRIAVQHPRAAGWALAVAEALLDGPREVAVVGPPDDDATRALHRVALRSPAPGLVVAVGPPAGPPAGPPTAGPPTAGPPAAGPPTAGPPTAGPPSPAADGPDVAPALPLLRDRPLVDGRPAAYVCRGFVCDRPTTSPADLAAALGTSV, encoded by the coding sequence ATGACGAACCGCCTGGCCGCGAGCACGAGCCCGTACCTGCGCCAGCACGCCGACAACCCCGTCGACTGGTGGGAGTGGGGCGACGACGCCTTCGCGGAGGCGCGACGCCGCGACGTGCCGCTGCTCGTGTCGGTCGGGTACGCCGCGTGCCACTGGTGCCACGTGATGGCGCACGAGTCGTTCGAGGACGACGCGACCGCCGCGTTCATGAACGCGCACTTCGTCAACGTCAAGGTCGACCGCGAGGAGCGGCCCGACGTCGACGCCGTCTACATGGCCGCGACGCAGGCGCTCACCGGGCAGGGCGGCTGGCCCATGACGGTGTTCACGACGCCCCACGGCGTCCCGTTCTTCTGCGGCACCTACTTCCCGCCCCGTCCCGTGCACGGCGTCCCGTCGTTCCCCGAGGTGCTGGCGGGGATCGCCGCCGCGTGGCAGACGCGTCGCGACGAGGTCGACGCGACGGCGACGACGATCCGCGACGCCTTCGCCGCCTCCCGGTCCGGCCCTGCGCCGTCCGACGACGCGGCGGCTCCCCGCATCGACGGCGACCCCCGGGCGACGGTCGACCACGGCGCCCCGCTCGTCGCGTCCCCGGCGGCGGTCGTCGACGACACGCTCCTCGACCGCGCGCTCGGCCGGCTGCTCGTGTCGCAGGACCGCGTGCACGGCGGGTTCGGCGGCGCCCCGAAGTTCCCGCCGTCGACGGTCCTGGAGTGGCTGCTGCGCCGGCACGCGCGGACGGGCGACCCACGCACGCTCGACGCGGCGGAGCACACGCTCGAGGCGATGGCGCGCGGCGGGATCCACGACCAGCTCGGCGGCGGCTTCGCGCGGTACGCGGTCGACACGACGTGGACCGTCCCGCACTTCGAGAAGATGCTCTACGACAACGCGCTGCTCCTGCGCGCGTCCGCGCACTGGTGGCGCAGCACCGGCTCCCCGCTCGCGCACCGCGTCGTCACGGGCACGGCCGACTGGCTGCTCCGGGACCTGCGCACCGCCGAGGGCGGGTTCGCGTCGTCGCTCGACGCCGACACCGAGGGCGCCGAGGGCGCGACGTACGTGTGGACGCCCGGTGAGCTCCGCGACGTGCTCGGCGCGGACGACGGCGCCTGGGCGGCCGCGATGCTCGGCGTCACGGCGGACGGGACGTTCGAGCACGGCACGTCCGTCCCGACGCTGCACGCCGACCCCGACGACGAGGCCCGCGCCGCGTCGGTGCGCGCCCGGCTGCTCGCGCACCGCGCCGGCCGCGCCCAGCCCGCCCGCGACGACAAGGTCGTGTCCGCGTGGAACGGCCTCGTGATCGCCGCGCTCGCCGAGGCGGGGGCGCTCCTCGACCGGCCCGACTGGGTCGACGCGGCGGTCGGCGCCGCGACGCTGCTGACCGACCTGCACGTCCGGACCGACGGCGACCCCCGGGCCGTCGTCCCGCTCCGGCTCGTGCGGGCGTCCCGCGACGGGGTCGCCGGTGCGGCGGCCGGCGTGCTGGAGGACTACGCCGACGTCGCCGACGGCCTGCTCGCGCTCGCCGCGGTGACCGGCGACGCCCGCTGGGTGCGGTCCGCGGGCGGGCTGCTGCAGACGGTGCTCGACCGGTTCCCCGACGGCGAGGGCGGCTTCTTCGACACGGCCGACGACGAGACCGACCCGGTCCTCGCCCGGTTGCGCCGCCCGCACGACCCCGCCGACGGGCCGACGCCGTCGGGCCAGGCCGCCGCGGCCGGCGCGCTGCTCACCTACGCGGCGCTCACCGGCTCGTCGCGCCACCGGGAGGCGGCGGAGCGCGCGCTCGCCGAGCCGCTGCGGATCGCCGTCCAGCACCCGCGCGCGGCGGGCTGGGCGCTCGCGGTCGCGGAGGCGCTGCTCGACGGGCCGCGCGAGGTGGCCGTCGTCGGGCCACCCGACGACGACGCGACCCGCGCCCTGCACCGCGTCGCCCTGCGCTCACCCGCACCCGGCCTGGTCGTCGCCGTGGGACCGCCAGCCGGACCGCCCGCCGGACCGCCGACCGCCGGGCCGCCGACCGCCGGGCCGCCGGCCGCCGGGCCGCCGACCGCCGGGCCGCCGACCGCCGGGCCGCCGTCACCCGCCGCCGACGGTCCCGACGTCGCACCTGCCCTGCCGCTGCTGCGCGACCGGCCGCTCGTCGACGGCCGCCCCGCCGCGTACGTGTGCCGCGGTTTCGTCTGCGACCGCCCGACGACCTCCCCGGCCGACCTCGCCGCCGCGCTCGGCACGTCCGTGTGA
- a CDS encoding FKBP-type peptidyl-prolyl cis-trans isomerase, translating to MRRTTTARAVVATATALVLSLSLAACSGDGGSSDSPSGDASASANAAVAADKAALAKVKIEGEAGEEPTVTLPSKPFNVTTFVAHLVEDGDGDELTDGQIMSVQMLMLNGTDGSTMGSTYDTDTPQRIKVGQTSIAELDTELKGAHVGARVLVALSSGENNTQVYAMEVVDAVDGADPASLPTRAEGEAVAPAAGLPAVTLGTDGAPSVAPVAGDAPTTLVTQPLIKGSGKVVEEGDFVTVKYTGWLWDGTQFDSAWEKGEPFEFQAGAGAVIQGWDTGVQGQTVGSQVLLVVPPDQGYGAQDQGTIPANSTLVFVVDILDAR from the coding sequence GTGCGCCGCACGACCACCGCTCGCGCCGTCGTCGCCACGGCGACCGCGCTCGTCCTGTCCCTCTCGCTGGCCGCGTGCAGCGGTGACGGCGGCTCCAGCGACTCGCCGTCGGGCGACGCGTCGGCGTCCGCGAACGCCGCGGTCGCCGCCGACAAGGCCGCGCTGGCCAAGGTGAAGATCGAGGGCGAGGCGGGCGAGGAGCCGACCGTCACGCTCCCGAGCAAGCCGTTCAACGTGACGACGTTCGTCGCGCACCTCGTCGAGGACGGCGACGGCGACGAGCTCACGGACGGGCAGATCATGTCCGTCCAGATGCTCATGCTCAACGGCACCGACGGCTCGACGATGGGCTCGACGTACGACACCGACACCCCGCAGCGCATCAAGGTCGGGCAGACCAGCATCGCGGAGCTCGACACCGAGCTGAAGGGTGCGCACGTCGGCGCGCGCGTGCTCGTCGCGCTGTCGTCGGGCGAGAACAACACGCAGGTGTACGCGATGGAGGTCGTCGACGCGGTCGACGGCGCCGACCCGGCCAGCCTGCCGACCCGCGCCGAGGGCGAGGCCGTCGCACCGGCCGCCGGCCTCCCGGCCGTGACGCTCGGCACGGACGGCGCACCGTCGGTCGCGCCGGTCGCCGGCGACGCCCCGACGACGCTCGTCACGCAGCCCCTGATCAAGGGCTCCGGCAAGGTCGTCGAGGAGGGCGACTTCGTCACCGTGAAGTACACGGGCTGGCTCTGGGACGGCACGCAGTTCGACTCCGCGTGGGAGAAGGGCGAGCCGTTCGAGTTCCAGGCCGGCGCCGGCGCGGTCATCCAGGGCTGGGACACGGGCGTGCAGGGCCAGACGGTCGGCAGCCAGGTGCTCCTCGTCGTCCCGCCGGACCAGGGCTACGGCGCCCAGGACCAGGGCACGATCCCGGCCAACTCGACGCTCGTCTTCGTGGTCGACATCCTCGACGCGCGCTGA
- a CDS encoding septum formation family protein, producing MFPIRRVATSVAAPALLLVALSGCALLGPEEAPRESPGGQITESADADVFSVQVGDCLNAGAMEETEMESLPVVPCTDPHDGEIYAQTELAEGDFPGDAEVQAQGEAFCTAEFEAFVGIPYDDSALYLWPLTPTQAGWETVDDRVIQCVLDTDGELVTGTLKGAAR from the coding sequence GTGTTCCCCATCCGGCGCGTCGCGACGTCCGTCGCCGCCCCCGCCCTCCTGCTCGTCGCGCTGTCCGGCTGCGCGCTCCTCGGCCCCGAGGAGGCGCCCCGCGAGTCGCCCGGCGGTCAGATCACCGAGTCCGCCGACGCCGACGTCTTCTCCGTCCAGGTCGGCGACTGCCTGAACGCGGGCGCCATGGAGGAGACCGAGATGGAGTCGCTCCCGGTCGTCCCCTGCACCGACCCGCACGACGGCGAGATCTACGCGCAGACCGAGCTGGCCGAGGGCGACTTCCCCGGCGACGCCGAGGTCCAGGCGCAGGGCGAGGCGTTCTGCACCGCGGAGTTCGAGGCGTTCGTCGGCATCCCCTACGACGACTCGGCCCTGTACCTGTGGCCCCTCACGCCGACGCAGGCCGGCTGGGAGACGGTCGACGACCGCGTCATCCAGTGCGTGCTCGACACCGACGGCGAGCTCGTCACGGGCACCCTCAAGGGCGCCGCGCGCTGA
- a CDS encoding winged helix-turn-helix transcriptional regulator: MTVSNEVSVLDRLMTDGVLASACPSRVLLDHVTSKWGVLLLVALSERSMRWGELRRVVEGISEKMLAQTLRTLEADGLVHREVTATVPPRVDYSLTPLGDELVARLLPLMAWVADHADAIVGDGAAAR, from the coding sequence GTGACGGTAAGCAACGAGGTCAGCGTCCTGGACCGGCTCATGACGGACGGGGTTCTCGCGTCCGCGTGCCCGAGCAGGGTGCTCCTCGACCACGTGACGAGCAAGTGGGGCGTCCTCCTGCTGGTCGCCCTCTCCGAGCGCTCGATGCGGTGGGGCGAGCTGCGCCGCGTCGTCGAGGGCATCAGCGAGAAGATGCTCGCCCAGACGCTCCGGACCCTCGAGGCCGACGGCCTCGTGCACCGCGAGGTCACGGCCACCGTCCCGCCGCGCGTCGACTACTCGCTCACACCGCTGGGCGACGAGCTCGTCGCGCGGCTGCTGCCGCTCATGGCGTGGGTCGCCGACCACGCCGACGCGATCGTCGGGGACGGCGCGGCGGCCCGCTGA
- a CDS encoding elongation factor G, which produces MDQATTPRIRTVALLGAAGAGKTTLVEELLHQTGVLTRPGRVEDGSTVSDHEPEEIARGISLGLGVAPFRWRAPDGGTYDVTLLDTPGSPDFVGACDAAVSAADLALIVVSAVDGVQAGTHAAWRTAAEAGLPVIVVVTKEDKARADFRHVVADLRAAFGDGFVPLELPLGEESAFTGVADVLTEEGLAYDAEGHHHTEPLPADVADEEHRLHDEVTEEIVAHDDEQLERYLSGDVPSAAELERTLAHEVRDREAFPVLVVSGVTGVGVDRLADLLCELTPSPTDRTARVLAGETVVEVAADPDGPLLVHAFRTLADPFVGQVTLLRVLSGTLRPGDKLVNTTTRTEERIPGLFRLRGKEHVPVDAVPAGHVAAVAKLTGTPSGSLLADRTGPGAAMTAVPPRTRPPVYALALEPLTQSDDDRLSGALTRLVAEDTTLTVDRSTDRTILRGLGDTHLAVALERLARVFGVHVRTSPVPVGYRETIRKPVEAEGKVKKQSGGHGQYAVVQLRVSPAPHGSGFEFVDKVVGGAIPRGYLPAVQKGVVEAMEHGGPHGYPVVDLRVEVYDGKAHSVDSSDMAFRTAAATGVREALAAAGTVVLEPISHVSVVVPTTAQGDVMSDLSSRRGRITATTSLDDGTVRIEASVPEAELARYALDLRSLTGGRAELTMTPDRFEVCPDHLVPA; this is translated from the coding sequence ATGGACCAGGCAACGACGCCGAGGATCCGCACGGTGGCCCTGCTGGGCGCCGCCGGCGCGGGCAAGACGACGCTCGTCGAGGAGCTCCTCCACCAGACCGGGGTGCTGACCCGGCCGGGGCGGGTGGAGGACGGCTCGACGGTGAGCGACCACGAGCCGGAGGAGATCGCGCGCGGCATCTCCCTCGGGCTGGGCGTGGCCCCGTTCCGATGGCGCGCCCCCGACGGCGGGACGTACGACGTGACGCTGCTCGACACCCCCGGGTCGCCGGACTTCGTGGGCGCGTGCGACGCCGCGGTGTCGGCCGCGGACCTCGCGCTGATCGTGGTCAGCGCGGTCGACGGCGTGCAGGCGGGCACGCACGCGGCGTGGCGCACCGCGGCCGAGGCAGGGCTGCCGGTGATCGTCGTCGTCACCAAGGAGGACAAGGCGCGCGCGGACTTCCGGCACGTCGTCGCCGACCTGCGGGCCGCGTTCGGCGACGGGTTCGTGCCGCTCGAGCTGCCGCTCGGCGAGGAGTCCGCGTTCACGGGCGTCGCGGACGTGCTCACCGAGGAGGGCCTCGCGTACGACGCCGAGGGCCACCACCACACCGAGCCGCTGCCGGCCGACGTCGCGGACGAGGAGCACCGCCTGCACGACGAGGTGACGGAGGAGATCGTCGCGCACGACGACGAGCAGCTGGAGCGCTACCTGTCGGGCGACGTACCGAGCGCCGCCGAGCTGGAGCGGACGCTCGCGCACGAGGTCAGGGACCGGGAGGCTTTCCCGGTCCTCGTCGTCTCAGGGGTCACCGGGGTCGGCGTCGACCGGCTCGCGGACCTGCTGTGCGAGCTCACCCCGTCGCCCACCGACCGCACCGCGCGCGTGCTGGCCGGGGAGACCGTCGTCGAGGTCGCGGCCGACCCGGACGGCCCCCTGCTGGTGCACGCGTTCCGCACGCTCGCCGACCCGTTCGTCGGGCAGGTGACGCTGCTGCGCGTGCTGTCGGGGACCCTGCGGCCCGGCGACAAGCTCGTCAACACCACGACCCGCACCGAGGAGCGCATCCCGGGCCTGTTCCGGCTGCGCGGCAAGGAGCACGTGCCGGTCGACGCCGTCCCCGCGGGTCACGTCGCCGCCGTCGCGAAGCTCACCGGCACGCCGTCGGGGTCGCTGCTCGCGGACCGCACCGGCCCCGGCGCCGCGATGACGGCCGTCCCGCCGCGCACGCGCCCGCCCGTCTACGCGCTCGCGCTCGAGCCGCTCACGCAGTCGGACGACGACCGGCTGTCCGGCGCGCTGACCCGGCTCGTCGCCGAGGACACGACCCTCACGGTCGACCGCAGCACCGACCGCACGATCCTGCGCGGCCTCGGCGACACGCACCTCGCCGTCGCGCTCGAACGGCTCGCGCGCGTCTTCGGCGTGCACGTCCGCACGTCGCCCGTCCCCGTCGGGTACCGCGAGACCATCCGCAAGCCCGTCGAGGCCGAGGGCAAGGTCAAGAAGCAGTCCGGCGGGCACGGGCAGTACGCCGTCGTGCAGCTGCGGGTGTCCCCGGCGCCGCACGGGTCGGGCTTCGAGTTCGTCGACAAGGTCGTCGGCGGGGCGATCCCGCGCGGCTACCTCCCCGCGGTGCAGAAGGGTGTCGTCGAGGCGATGGAGCACGGCGGCCCGCACGGGTACCCCGTGGTCGACCTGCGCGTCGAGGTGTACGACGGCAAGGCGCACTCCGTCGACTCGTCCGACATGGCGTTCCGCACCGCCGCGGCGACCGGCGTCCGGGAGGCGCTCGCCGCCGCCGGGACCGTCGTGCTCGAGCCGATCAGCCACGTCTCGGTCGTCGTGCCCACGACCGCGCAGGGCGACGTCATGAGCGACCTGTCGTCGCGCCGCGGCCGCATCACCGCGACGACGTCGCTCGACGACGGGACGGTCCGCATCGAGGCGTCGGTGCCCGAGGCCGAGCTCGCCCGCTACGCGCTCGACCTGCGCTCGCTGACGGGCGGCCGCGCCGAGCTCACCATGACCCCCGACCGGTTCGAGGTCTGCCCCGACCACCTCGTGCCCGCCTGA
- a CDS encoding VOC family protein, whose protein sequence is MAVTLNPYLNFRTGTREVMEFYRSVFGGELNVSTFADFGAAQDPSEADLVMHSQLTTPDLTLMAADVPSRMELASGSTISVSLSGDDDAKLRGWYDALAEGGTVLEPLTVAPWGDAFGMVVDKFGTTWLVNIAGSGSGSDAAPA, encoded by the coding sequence ATGGCCGTGACCCTGAACCCGTATCTCAACTTCCGCACCGGGACGCGGGAGGTGATGGAGTTCTACCGGTCCGTGTTCGGCGGCGAGCTGAACGTCAGCACGTTCGCGGACTTCGGCGCAGCGCAGGACCCGTCGGAGGCCGACCTCGTGATGCACAGCCAGCTCACGACGCCCGACCTCACGCTCATGGCCGCGGACGTGCCGAGCCGCATGGAGCTCGCGTCCGGCTCCACCATCTCGGTCTCGCTCAGCGGCGACGACGACGCGAAGCTCCGCGGCTGGTACGACGCGCTGGCCGAGGGCGGGACCGTCCTCGAGCCGCTCACGGTCGCGCCGTGGGGTGACGCGTTCGGCATGGTCGTCGACAAGTTCGGCACCACGTGGCTGGTCAACATCGCCGGCTCGGGCTCGGGCTCGGACGCGGCGCCCGCCTGA
- a CDS encoding SDR family oxidoreductase: MSIVVTGATGHLGRLVVEHLLDRGVPAQNVVATGRSTDRLADLAARGVRTTVADFDDPATLTAAFDGADVVLLVSGSEVGRRVPQHTRAIEAAAAAGVGRVVYTSAPHADTTPLPLAVEHRATEEVLRASGLTWTVLRNNWYSENYLPVLEQAAATGVVVSSTDGGRVASAPRDDYAEAAAVVLSTDGHDGRVYELSGDVAWTHDELAAAAAEALGRPVEHRAVSPEEHRAILEGAGLDAGTIGFLLTMDEGIARGDLADATADLRTLVGRPTVPLVDTFRAARA; the protein is encoded by the coding sequence ATGTCGATCGTCGTCACCGGAGCCACCGGCCACCTCGGCCGCCTCGTCGTCGAGCACCTGCTCGACCGCGGCGTGCCCGCGCAGAACGTCGTCGCGACCGGCCGCTCCACCGACCGCCTGGCCGACCTCGCCGCGCGCGGCGTGCGCACGACCGTCGCCGACTTCGACGACCCCGCGACGCTGACTGCCGCGTTCGACGGCGCCGACGTCGTGCTGCTCGTGTCCGGCAGCGAGGTCGGCCGGCGCGTCCCGCAGCACACCCGCGCGATCGAGGCCGCCGCCGCGGCCGGGGTGGGCCGCGTCGTCTACACGAGCGCCCCGCACGCCGACACCACGCCGCTGCCGCTGGCCGTCGAGCACCGCGCCACCGAGGAGGTGCTGCGCGCGTCGGGTCTCACGTGGACGGTCCTGCGCAACAACTGGTACTCCGAGAACTACCTGCCCGTGCTGGAGCAGGCCGCGGCGACGGGTGTCGTCGTGTCGAGCACCGACGGCGGGCGGGTCGCCTCCGCGCCGCGCGACGACTACGCCGAGGCTGCCGCCGTCGTCCTGTCGACCGACGGGCACGACGGGCGTGTCTACGAGCTCAGCGGCGACGTCGCGTGGACGCACGACGAGCTCGCCGCGGCCGCCGCCGAGGCCCTGGGCCGGCCGGTCGAGCACCGCGCGGTGTCCCCGGAGGAGCACCGGGCGATCCTCGAGGGCGCCGGGCTCGACGCGGGCACGATCGGGTTCCTGCTCACGATGGACGAGGGCATCGCGCGCGGCGACCTCGCCGACGCGACCGCCGACCTGCGCACGCTCGTCGGCCGCCCGACCGTCCCGCTGGTCGACACCTTCCGCGCCGCCCGCGCCTGA